In the genome of Gammaproteobacteria bacterium, the window CAGGGCCACCTTGGACTTGAATTCAGGTGAATGGGTACGTCTCTTTCGTCTCATCGCTTCTCTCCAGAGCCTGTTGCTCATGATGGAGGAAAGCACTTATCATCGTCCAGTCACTGTCCAACCGATGGGGTCCACCTCTAAGAACAAGGTGCTGCACAGCGAGGAAGGCACGGAATGCAACTACGACCTGCTCATCACCATCCCGGCCCACAAGGGTATGGAAGTGATCGAAAAGAACGGCCTGGGTAAAAGCGGCTGGATCCCCACCGACCGGCACCGCCTCAACATGGAAGGTCGCGAGAACGTATTCGTGCTGGGCGACACCACCAACCTGCCGATCAGCAAGGCCGGCTCGACCGCCCACTTCGAGGCCGACACCCTGGCGGAGAATATCGCCGCCCTGGTCAAGATCGGGATCCCCGTGCGGAACTACGATGGCAAGGTCTTCTGCTTCATCGAGGCCGGCAAGGACCGGGCCACCTACGCCATGTTCGACTACCAGAACCCGCCTGATCCCAAGACCCCCACCAAGGCGGTCCATTGGTTCAAGATGGCCTACAACCAACTGTACTGGGCCTCGGCCCGTGGGTTGTTGTGAGCGGAGGTGACCTGATGAATCAACCCGAAGAAAAGGCGGGATCGCCGGCACCGGATCAGGCCATGGAGTTGGTACGCCTGCTGGAAGGCGCCCGCGACGCCCTCAACGACGACATGGTCGGGCGCCTGTCGGCCACCGTCGGCGGCGGCATGGACCTGCTGGACCGGGTCAACCGCAGCGGCGTGGGCGAGGCCCTGCCGGCCATCACGCAGTTGGTGGAGAATGGGGACCTGGACCGCATCGTGCAGCTCGCCCGGGTCCTGGGCGCCGCTGACGACGCCCTGTCCGACGACATGGTGGGGCGCCTGGCCGCCACCGCCAGCGACAGCATGGACCTGCTGGACCGGGTCAACCGCAGCGGCGTGGTGCGGGCCCTGCCCGCCATCACGCAGTTGGTGGAACATGGCGATCTGGAGCGCATCGTGCATCTCGCCCGGGTGCTCGGGTCCATGGAGGATGCCGTCAACGACGAGATGATCAGCCGGCTGGCGGCGGTGGCCGGGGAAGCGATATTCCTCATGGACCGGCTGACCCGCAACGATGCCCTCACCCGGGTCATGGATCTGCTGTTGCGCGAGGAAGTACAGAGCGTGCTGGTGCGTTTCGGCGAAGCCCTGGTGGAAAGTTCCAGGGAGTTCGAACAGCAACCCCCGCCCAAGGGCGGTCTGGGCGGCCTGTGGCGCCTCATGTCCCAGCCGGGCAACCAGGAGGCACTGCAGTTCATGGGGATCTTCGGCCGTCACCTGCGCAGTGGCGGTTCGCGTCGCTAGCACCGCCCGCTAACCGGGTCCGCCCGCGCCGGCGGGCCCGGCAGGTTCAGCTCGTTGCGGACCCGGCCCCTGCAGTGGGAGTGCACAGAACCCGCAGGCTCCGCTGCAGGCACGCCGCGTCGAGGCGCAACTCACACCTCTTTGTAGATCTGCGCACCCGCCTGCTTGAACTCCAGTGCCTTTTCCTCCATGCCCTTCTGCAGCGCCTCGTCCGCGCTGATGCCCTGGCTGGCGGCGTAGTCGCGCACGTCCTGAGAGATCTTCATGGAGCAGAAGTTGGGGCCGCACATGGAGCAGAAGTGCGCGACCTTGTGCGCCTCCTTGGGCATGGTCTCGTCGTGCATGGAACGCGCCTTCTCGGGATCCAGCCCTAAATTGAACTGGTCCTCCCAGCGGAACTCGAAGCGTGCCTTGGACAGTGCATTGTCGCGGATCTGCGCGCCAGGATGGCCCTTGGCGAGATCGGCGGCGTGCGCGGCGAGCTTGTAGGTGATGATGCCGTCGCGCACGTCCTGCTTGTTGGGCAGGCCGAGGTGCTCCTTCGGCGTGACATAGCAGAGCATGGCGGTGCCATACCAGCCGATCTGTGCGGCGCCGATGCCGGAGGTGATGTGGTCGTAGCCGGGCGCGATGTCGGTGACCAGTGGCCCGAGCGTGTAGAACGGTGCCTCGTCGCAGTCGGCCAGCTGCTTCTCCATGTTCTCCTTGATGAGCTGCATGGGGACGTGGCCGGGGCCTTCGATCATCACCTGCACGTCGTGCTTCCAGGCGATCTGCGTGAGTTCGCCGAGTGTCTCCAGTTCGCCGAACTGGGCGGCATCATTGGCATCGGCGATGCAGCCGGGGCGCAGGCCGTCACCGAGCGAGAAGCTCACGTCGTAGGCCTTCATGATCGCGCAGATTTCCTCGAAATGGGTGTAGAGGAAACTCTCCTGGTGATGCGCCAGGCACCATTTGGCCATGATCGAACCACCGCGCGAGACGATGCCGGTGACCCGGTCGGCGGTGAGCGGCACGTACTTCAGGCGTACACCGGCATGGATGGTGAAATAGTCCACGCCCTGCTCGGCCTGCTCGATGAGGGTGTCGCGGAACATCTCCCAGGTCAGTTCCTCGGCCTTGCCGTCGACCTTCTCCAGGGCCTGGTAGATGGGCACCGTGCCGATGGGCATGGGGGCGTTGCGCAGGATCCATTCGCGCGTCTCGTGGATGTTCTTGCCGGTGGACAGGTCCATCAGAGTGTCACCACCCCAGCGCGCCGACCAGACCATCTTCTCGACCTCCTCCTCGATGGACGAGGTCACGGCCGAGTTACCGATGTTGGTGTTGATCTTCACCAGGAAGTTGCGACCGATGATCATCGGTTCCAGCTCCGGGTGATTGATATTGGCCGGGATGATGGCGCGGCCACGGGCGATCTCGCTGCGCACGAACTCGGGGGTGATCTGCTCGGGGATGCTGGCGCCGAAGCTCTGCCCACGGTGCTGACGTAGCAGCCTGGCGTAGCGCGGGTCCTGGCGCAGCTCGTCGAGGCGCAGCGTCTCGCGGATGGCGACGTATTCCATCTCCGGGGTGATGATGCCCTGGCGGGCATAGTGCATCTGCGTGACGTTCAGCCCCACCCCCGCCACGCTGCGGGCGCGGCGCGGCTTGCGCAGATGCTCGAAGCGCAGGTGGGCGAGCCTGGGGTCGTCATGGTGCATGCGACCGTACTCGGAGCTCGGGCCGTCGAGCTGCTCGGTATCGCCACGCTCCAGGATCCAGGCCTCGCGCAGCGGGGCCAGGCCCTTGCGCAGGTCGATGTGCGCGCTCGGGTCGGTGTAGGGACCCGAGGTGTCGTAGACGACGATCGGCGGGTTCTCTTCCGGCGCGGCACTGGTCTGGGTCGGCGCTTGCACGACCTCGCGCATGCCGACGCGGATGTCCGGGCGCGAGCCCTGGACATAGATCTTCCTGGAGTTGGCGAAGGGGCGCGTGACCTCCTCGGACAACTGGGCGGTCTTGCGGATGAACTCGTCGGGTATCGCACTCATGAGCCTGCCCCCTGCCCCGCGTGCGGGACGGATAAGAAGTAAAGATGACGGGGAAGACTGCGATACGGGACAGGCTTCCCTGCGCTGGTGTTAACCAAGATCAGGTTCGAAGGGTGTATCTCTCAGCCTCCCTCAATCGCTGTGCATGAAGCAGCGCAGGAGGCACCCCCAGCCGATGGCGCGAAGGTATCGGATGGGCCCGGGTAATGCAAGCCACGGCCATTCCTCGAATTGCCTGAACCTCTTGATCAACCGGGGATTTGGCGCCACAAACCCGCCGGACGCGAGGCTTGCCCGCCACCGGCAAACTCCGTACGCTAGGAGCCTGTCGGCCGTGGGACCGATCTAACGCACCGGTAGGACAGCAGTCCGTTTTCCCGATCCTGCTCGTCAGATAGCTACGGCTATTCTCCTCGAAGGATCGAAAAATGCTCTCGCCCTCCCACCCGGCTCGCTACGATCGCCCACGGCCGACAGGCCTCTGGCCACACCCCGCGCCGGATCGAAGTCGGCGGGGCAACGAAATAATCCCAAAAAGCTGCAGTTGCCACGGAAGCATACAGATAAAGCATAGTCCCACAGGGTCCTGGAAGTGCAGTCTGGCTACCCCTGCACAGTCCGGCGCATTGCTGCGCCGACGCTTTCTACGGCCCGTATTTCGGTACTCTTCGGGTGTTTCCATGGCCAACGAGGGTTTCTGGACAATCGAACCGCGTTCACGGCGGTGGAGGGCGTAGGCATGACCGGTACGGCGGTATCCCTGAACGACGCACAGGAGGATCTGGAGCGTGCGCGTTACAACATGATCGAACAGCAGATCCGGCCCTGGGACGTACTCGATCAGCGCGTCCTGGACGTGCTCACCGCCACCCCGCGCGAGGACTTCGTTCCGGAGCGTTACCGGACGACGCTGGCCTTCTCGGATTTCAGCATCCCGCTGGGGCACAACCAATATATGATGCCGCCCAAGCTGGAGGGCCGGCTGCTGCAGGCACTCGCCCTGCGCCCCGCTGACCGGGTACTGGAGATCGGCACCGGCAGCGCCTACCTCACGGCCTGCCTTGCGCGCCTGGCCGCGCAGGTGGTCAGCGTGGACATCTTCGCAGACTTCCAAGACGCCGCCGCGCGCAAGCTGGCCGACCAGGGAATCACCAATATCGATCTCGAGGCGGGGGATGCCGCCGCCGGCTGGACCGGGCAGGCGTTCGATGCCATCGCGGTCACCGGCTCGCTGCCGGTGTTGCACGAAGGTTTTCACCACAGTCTGGCCATCGGTGGCCGGCTGTTCGTCATCGTCGGCCGGCCGCCCATCATGGAGGCCCTGCTGATCACCCGCGTCGCCCGCGATCAGTGGGCAACCGAAAGCCTGCTCGATACCGCCATACCGCCGCTGCTCAACGCACCGGAACCGGTGCGGTTCCGGTTCTGACCCGTGCGCCAGATCTCGGCGAGCGCACTCAACGACCACCTGCGCGAGACCCCGCATCCGCCGCTGCTGCTGGATGTGCGTGAGCCCTGGGAATTCCGCTACTGCCGCATCGAAGGCTCGCAGCTCATGCCCATGGGCAATGTGCGCAGCGAGGCCAGCCAGCTCGACCCCGACCGCGAGACCATTGTGATCTGCCACCACGGCGTCCGCAGTTTCGCGGTCGCACGCTTCCTGGAGACCGAACTCGGCTTCACCAACGTAGTCAACCTCAGCGGCGGCGTCGCCGCCTGGGCGCGGGACGTCGATCCGGAGATGCCGACGTATTGAGTGAGGCGTTAGGCGTTAGGCGTTAGGCGTTAGGCGTTAGGCGTTAGGCGTGAGGCGCAAAAGACAAACCCATTTTGGCCACGGAAGCACACGGAAAAACACGGAAAGTTATGAATGCAAGAGCCCAGATAGCAACCGCGCAGTTTACTTGCTGGGATTTTGTAATAGCCCTTTTCCGTGTTTTTCCGTGTGCTTCCGTGGCCATACGAGGGTTTTACTCCTCACACCTCACACCTCACGCCTCACTCCTGTAAACTACCGCTCGGGCGTGCGCAGGCGCGCCGGCATCGCGGTATCACCAACCTGTTACGGACGGTACGCCCCATGAAGATTGCCCCGAGACCCCTCGTTGCACTGATCGCCGCATTGACCTGTGCCGGCCTGAGCGGTGCGGCACAGGCCGACTCGCTGTACGAGATCTACCAGCTCGCCCAGGAGCGCGATCCGACGCTGCGCGCGGCCGCCGCCGCGCGCGACGCCACGCTGGAGGTCAGGCCGCAGAGCCGTGCCGGGCTGTTGCCGATCATCGGCCTGAGCGGCGACGTGTCGCGCAACAGTTATGAAAAACGCAACCCGCTGCCCGGCGAAACCGACACGACCTTCTCCACCAACCAGAGCTACGGCCTGAACCTCACCCAGCCGGTGTTCCGTTGGGACCGCTGGGTGGCGCTGGACCAGGCCGACAGCCTGGTCACCCAGGCCCAGGCCCAGTTCGGCGCGGCCGAGCAGGACCTCATGGTGCGCACCGCCGAGCGCTACTTCGCGGTGCTGGCCGCGCAGGACCTGGTGCGTCTGGCGGGCAAGGAAAAGGAATCCATCGGCCGCCAGTTGGAGCAGGCGCAACAGCGCTTCGAGGTGGGCCTGTCAGCGATCACCGACGTGCAGGAGGCGCAGGCCCGCTACGACACGACGGTCGCCGACGAGATCCGTGCCCAGAACCAGCTGGATTCCACCCGCGAGCAGTTGCGCGAGATCATCGGCGAGCCGCGGGAGAACCTCGATCCCGTCCGCGACACCGATTTCAGGCTGGTCGCGCCCGAACCGCAGGCACAGCAGAACTGGGTGGATACGGCGCTGCAGCAGAACCCCAGCCTCGCCGCCGCCCGCGCCGGTTCCGAGGCCGCGCGCCAGCAGATCGAGATCGCCCGTTCCGGCCATTACCCGACACTCGATGCCAACGCCAGCTACACCTATCAGGAGAGTAACTTCGGCGGCGTCTTCCCGCTGGAACGCAACGACGGCAGCATCGGCCTGCAGCTGGCGGTGCCGCTGTATCAGGGCGGGGCCGTGAACTCACGTACCCGCGAGGCACGCTTCCGCTTCGACGAGGCGCGCGAACAGCTCGACGTCACCCAGCGCGCCATCGAACGCCAGACCCGCGATGCCTACCGCGGCGTGGTCACCGGCATCAGCGAGGTGCGCGCGGCCGAGCAGGCGCGCACCTCCAGTACGACGGCGCTGGAGGCCGCGGAGACCGGCTTCGAGGTCGGCACCCGCACCATCGTCGACGTCCTCGACGCCCAGCGTGCACTGACGCTGGCGGAGCTGAACCTCTCCCAGACGCGCTACGACTATCTGCTCAACAGCCTGCGCCTCAAGCAGGCGGCCGGCACGCTGGCACCCGCTGACCTCGAGGCCATGACCGGCTGGCTGGAGCAGACCGTGGCAACGGCGCAATAACGGAACCGCCCGCGTCTTTTCCCTTTGTCGGTGCGGGTTCAGTGAGTGGCGAAAAGATAATTTTTACCACTAGGGTGCCCGCGACGCCGTGCTGGCGATGGTGGCGGAGGCGCTGGGGGATGAAGGGGTTGAAGCCAGAATTTAACCACTAAGGACACGAAGGCGCACAAAGGAAACCCTCTATTCAATGCAAAATCGCAAATTCCCCACCTTTTGATGAGGAAGGGGGGTTTATCTTTTTACATTTGTTGGTGGTTTTCCTTTGTGCGCCTTCGTGTCCTTAGTGGTAAAAATTATCTTTTCGCCACTCACCCTCGCTCCACCCGATCTGTCGAGCCACACCATGGAATTTGATTCCGCAGCGCACCTCTCCCTCTGCCGGCGCGAAGACTCGGCGCTGCTGGTCATCGACGTGCAGACACGCCTGACCGGCGCCATGCCGGCCGAGGCCCGCGCTGCCGTGCTGCGCAACGCCGGCATTCTCATCGAGGCCGCCCAGGCGCTCGATATCCCCATCCTGCACACCGAACAGTATCCACGCGGACTCGGCCCCACCGAAGCGGTGCTCGCGGAGCGTCTGGCAGGCGCAGCGCACTGCCTGGAAAAGACCGCCTTCTCCTGTTGTGACGCCACGGGCTTCGACGCCGCGGCCTGCGCGGACGGCCGCACCCAGTGGATACTCTGCGGCATGGAGGCGCATGTATGCGTGCTGCAGACCGCACTCGACCTGCGCGCCCGCGGACTGCAGGTGTTCGTCGTGGAGGATGGCGTGTGCTCGCGCACCGAGGCCAACCACGCCAACGCCCTCGCGCGCCTGCGCCAGGCCGGCGTGATCGTCACCAATACCGAGTCGGTGCTGTTCGAATGGCTGCGCGACGCCGCCGACCCGCAGTTCAAGGCGTTGTCGGCGTTGATCCGGTGAGTGGCGAAAAGATGATTTTCACCACTAAGGACACGAAGGCGCACAAAGAAAAACCACCAACAAATGTAAAAAATGAACCCCCTTCTTCATCATGAGGCGAAGAAATTCACGATCTTGCATTGAATAAGGTTTTCCTTTGTGCGCCTTCGTGTCCTTAGTGGTTAATTTTTTGCTTCAACCCCTTCATCCCCCAGCGCCTCCGTCACCATCGCCAGCACGGCGTCGCGGGCACCCTTGTTGGCCTCGACCACGGCGGCGCCGCGCTCGCCGGCCGTGATGCGGGCAGTGGGGTCGGCCAGCCAGTGCGCGACGCTGTCGGCGAGTTGACCGCTGTCACCGACCTCGCGGGCCGCACCGGCCTCCAACAGCAGTTCCGCGATCTGTTCAAAATTGAACATATGCGGTCCGAACAGCACCGGCACGCGCTGGGCCGAGGCCTCCAGTGGATTGTGGCCGCCGTGCGGGATCAGGCTGCCGCCGATGAAGGCCACATCGGAGGCAGCAAAGAACAGCAGCAGCTCACCCATACTGTCACCGACGAACACCTCGGCAGCCGCCGGCATCGGCGCCTGGGTGCTGCGCAGCACGGTCTCCCAGCCCTGCTCCCGGCACAGCGCGGCGACGCGCGCGAAGCGCTCCGGATGACGCGGTACCAGCACCAGCAGTGCATCCGGGAAGTGCTCGCGCACGCCGCGGTGCGCATCCAGCACGTCCTCGTCCTCGCCCTCGTGGGTGCTGGCGGCGATCCACACCGGCCGCTGCAGGCCCCAGTCACGACGCAGCGCCGCAGCCTGCTCGGTCAGGCTGGCGGGGATCTTCATGTCGAACTTGATACTACCCGTGACGCGTACGCGTTGCGGCGGCGCGCCCAGGCCGATCAGCCGGTCGGCATCCGCGCGACCCTGTGCGGCGACCCCCTGCAGGCATTCCAGGGTCGCCGCTGTGAGCCTTCGCAGGCGCCCATAACCGGCTGCTGAACGCGCCGACAGGCGCGCGTTCACCAGCAGCACCGGGATGCCGCGGCGTGCACAGGCGTGATACAGGTTCGGCCAGATCTCGGTCTCCATGATCAGTGCCAGCCGTGGCCGCGTCCGGTTCAAGAAGCGCGCGACGGCATCGGGGAGGTCGTAGGGCATATAGGCATGCTGAACGCGGCCCTCGAACACGCTGCGCAGCTGCTCGGAACCGGTGGGCGTGGTGGTGGTCACCAGCACCGGCACGGTCGGATAGCGCTTCAGCAGGACGCGTAACAGCGGTACCGCGGCCTGCACCTCGCCCACCGACACCGCATGCACCCAGATCGGCGCCGCCCCCTGGTTCACGGGCGCAAACCCGAAGCGCTCGCCCCAGCGCTGCCAATAGCCGTGCGCACGCAGCCCGCGCCACAACAGGCGCAGCAGCGCGAACGGCGTCAGTAGATAGAGGATGAGACTATAGATAATACGCAAGGCGTCGATCCGTCTTGATGGGCGCGGATGGTTTAACCACAAAGGACACGAAGGACACCAAGTAAATCCCGATCAATTCAAAACCACGACCATCTCGTCAACGTGTGACTGTTGATCGGTTTTCACCGAGGATCTATTTTGCGTCCTTCGTGGTTGAACCACCAAGGACACGAAGGACACCAAGTAAATCCCGATCAATTCAGAACCGCGACCTTCTCGTCAACGTATGACTGTTGAGCGGTTTTCACCGAGGATCTATTTTGTGTCCTTCGTGGTTGAACCACCAAGGACACGAAGGGCACCAAGTAAATTCCAATCAATTCAAAACCACAACCGTCTCGCCAATGTGTGACTGTTGATCGGTTTTCGCCGAGGATCTACTTCGTGTACTTCGTGTCCTTTGTGGTTGAACCATCAAGGATACGAAGGACACCAAGCAAATTCCGATCAATTCAGAACCACAACCTTCTCGCCAATATGTGACTGTTGATCGGTTTTCGCCGAGGATCTACTTCGTGTCCTTCGTGTCCTTTGTGGTTGAACCATCAAGGATACGAAGGATACCAAGCAAATTCCGATCAATTCAGAACCGCAACCTTCTCGTCAATGTATGACTGTTGATCGGTTTTCGCCGAAGATTTACTTGGCGTCCTTCGTGTCCTTTGTGGTTAAACCATCAAATCTCCCCATTGCCGTTGTTCAGCCATTCCAGGTACAGCTCCACACCCTCCTCGACGGTCTTGAAGGGCTTGTCGTAGCCGGCGCCGCGCAGGGCTGAGATGTCGGCCTCGGTGAAGCTCTGGTAGCGGCCGCGCAGGTGGTCCGGGAACGGGATGTACTCGAGTTCGCCGCGCCCGTGCCAGGCAATGACGGCGCGGGCGATGTCGTTGAAGGGCTGGCTGCGGCCGGTACCGACGTTGAAGATACCGGAGGTATCGGGATGGTCGAGAAACCATAGATTCACGTCCACCGCATCGCCGACGTAGATGAAGTCACGGCGCTGCTCGCCGTTGCCGTAACCGTCACAGCCCTCGAACAGCTTCACCTTGCCGGTGTCCTGCACCTGGTCGTTCAGATGGAAGGCGACGCTGGCCATGCCGCCCTTATGCTGTTCGCGCGGACCATAGACATTGAAATAACGGAAACCGACGATCTGGCTCTCGGCCTTCGGCAGGACGCGGCGCACATACTGATCGAACAGACACTTGGAATAGCCGTAGACGTTCAACGGTGCCTCGTGCGCCTGAATCTCCTTGAACACGCGCCCGGCGCCGTACACCGAGGCCGACGAGGCGTAGATGTACGCGGCCTTGCGTGTCAGGCACCAGTGCAGCAGCGCCTTGGAGTATTCATAGTTGTTGCGCATCATGTAACGCCCGTCCCACTCCGTGGTGGACGAGCAGGCGCCTTCGTGGAACACCGCCTCGACCCTGGTGCGCATAGGACCGCCGACCTCGCGGTCGGCCTGCACCCGGGCGATGAAATCCTCCTTGTCCATGTAATCGGCGATCTCGCAGTCGGCGAGGTTCTTGAACTTCACCCCATTGCTGAGATTGTCGACGACCAGGATGTCCGTGTGCCCGCGCTCATTCAGCGCCTTGACGATGTTCGAGCCGATGAAGCCGGCCCCGCCGGTGACGATGATCATGCTATGCGTCCTTCTGAATGGCTGTTTTTTTACCACAAAGGACACAACGGACACGAAGGTAACCCAATGAATGTGAGGTGACGGATTCCCTCTCCCTTCAAGGGAGAGCAAATTCTTCGTTCAGCATTCGTTGATATGTTTTCTTCGTGTCCGTTGTGTCCTTCGTGGTTAAACGAGAATTTCAACCACTGTCGTCCTGCGCGCGGATCGCTTCGATGAGGCGGGTGGTCGATACGCCCTCTTCGAAGCCGAGCACTTTGACCTCGCCGCCGGCGGCCGTGACGCAGTCGTGGCCGGCGATCTGGTCGGGGCGGTAGTCGCCGCCCTTGACCAGCACCTGGGGCCGGACGGCGCAGATCAGCCGCTCGGGCGTATCTTCTGAGAACGGTACCACCCAGTCGACACTCTCCAGCGCGGCCAGTACCGTCATGCGCCGGTCGACGGGATTGAGCGGCCGGCCCGCACCCTTCAGGCGGCGCACGGACCCGTCGTCGTTGACGGCGACGATCAGCCGGTCACCGAGCTGCCGGGCCGCGGCGAGATAGCCCACATGGCCGGCGTGCAGGATGTCGAAGCAGCCGTTGGTCATGACGAGGCGCTCGCCCTGGGCACGCGCCTCCTCGACCGCAATCAGCAATTGCTCCTCACTCAGCACGCCGTTGCCCGCCTTTCGGCGGCCGGCCAGGGCGCGGCGGATCTCGGGGACCGAGGCGGTCGCGGTGCCGAGCTTGGCCACGACGATGCCGGCGGCGATGTTGGCGAGCGCGGTGGCCTCGGCCAACCCTTCGCCCGCGGCCAGGGCGGCGGCCAGCACGGCCACCACGGTATCGCCGGCACCGGTCACGTCGAACACCTCACGCGCCTGCGCCGGCAGGTGCAGCTCCGGCTGACCGGGACGCAGCAGCGTCATGCCGTGTTCACCACGCGTCACCAGCAGCGCGCCGAGGTCGTGGCGACGGAGCAACTCCAGTCCCTTCCCGACCAGCTCCGCCTCACTGCGGCAGGGGCCGACGACGGCCTCGAATTCGCTCAGGTTGGGTGTGATCAGGCTCGCGCCGGCATAGGCCGCGAAGTCGGTGCCCTTGGGGTCGATCAGCACCGGCGTGCCCGCGGCGCGGGCGGTATCGATGAGTTCGCGCAGCGGCTTGAGGGTGCCCTTGCCGTAGTCGGAGATCACCACCACGCCGCAGCCGGCCAGTGCCGTACGGTACTCCTGCAGCAAAGTGGCGGTATCGAAGTCCTCGAAACCGTCCTCGAAGTCCAGCCGGATGAGCTGCTGCTGACGGCTGATGATGCGCAGTTTGGTGACGGTCGGGACGCCGGCCAGGCGCTGCAAGCGGCAGCGTACACCGGCGGCCTCGAGACAGCGTACGAGGCTGTCGGCGGGTTCATCGTCGCCGGTCAGGGCGATGACCGTGCTGCCGGCCTGCAGCGCCGCGATGTTCAGCGCGACGTTGCCGGCGCCGCCGGGCCGTTCCTCGTTCTGGCGCACATGCACCACCGGCACCGGTGCCTCCGGCGAGATGCGCGAGGTGGCCCCGTACCAGTAACGGTCGAGCATCACATCGCCGACCACCAGGACATGCGCCTTCTCGAAGGCGGGTATGTGTAGTTTCATGC includes:
- a CDS encoding hydrolase is translated as MEFDSAAHLSLCRREDSALLVIDVQTRLTGAMPAEARAAVLRNAGILIEAAQALDIPILHTEQYPRGLGPTEAVLAERLAGAAHCLEKTAFSCCDATGFDAAACADGRTQWILCGMEAHVCVLQTALDLRARGLQVFVVEDGVCSRTEANHANALARLRQAGVIVTNTESVLFEWLRDAADPQFKALSALIR
- the waaA gene encoding lipid IV(A) 3-deoxy-D-manno-octulosonic acid transferase is translated as MRIIYSLILYLLTPFALLRLLWRGLRAHGYWQRWGERFGFAPVNQGAAPIWVHAVSVGEVQAAVPLLRVLLKRYPTVPVLVTTTTPTGSEQLRSVFEGRVQHAYMPYDLPDAVARFLNRTRPRLALIMETEIWPNLYHACARRGIPVLLVNARLSARSAAGYGRLRRLTAATLECLQGVAAQGRADADRLIGLGAPPQRVRVTGSIKFDMKIPASLTEQAAALRRDWGLQRPVWIAASTHEGEDEDVLDAHRGVREHFPDALLVLVPRHPERFARVAALCREQGWETVLRSTQAPMPAAAEVFVGDSMGELLLFFAASDVAFIGGSLIPHGGHNPLEASAQRVPVLFGPHMFNFEQIAELLLEAGAAREVGDSGQLADSVAHWLADPTARITAGERGAAVVEANKGARDAVLAMVTEALGDEGVEAKN
- a CDS encoding sulfurtransferase, which produces MRQISASALNDHLRETPHPPLLLDVREPWEFRYCRIEGSQLMPMGNVRSEASQLDPDRETIVICHHGVRSFAVARFLETELGFTNVVNLSGGVAAWARDVDPEMPTY
- a CDS encoding protein-L-isoaspartate O-methyltransferase, whose translation is MTGTAVSLNDAQEDLERARYNMIEQQIRPWDVLDQRVLDVLTATPREDFVPERYRTTLAFSDFSIPLGHNQYMMPPKLEGRLLQALALRPADRVLEIGTGSAYLTACLARLAAQVVSVDIFADFQDAAARKLADQGITNIDLEAGDAAAGWTGQAFDAIAVTGSLPVLHEGFHHSLAIGGRLFVIVGRPPIMEALLITRVARDQWATESLLDTAIPPLLNAPEPVRFRF
- the hldE gene encoding bifunctional D-glycero-beta-D-manno-heptose-7-phosphate kinase/D-glycero-beta-D-manno-heptose 1-phosphate adenylyltransferase HldE, producing the protein MKLHIPAFEKAHVLVVGDVMLDRYWYGATSRISPEAPVPVVHVRQNEERPGGAGNVALNIAALQAGSTVIALTGDDEPADSLVRCLEAAGVRCRLQRLAGVPTVTKLRIISRQQQLIRLDFEDGFEDFDTATLLQEYRTALAGCGVVVISDYGKGTLKPLRELIDTARAAGTPVLIDPKGTDFAAYAGASLITPNLSEFEAVVGPCRSEAELVGKGLELLRRHDLGALLVTRGEHGMTLLRPGQPELHLPAQAREVFDVTGAGDTVVAVLAAALAAGEGLAEATALANIAAGIVVAKLGTATASVPEIRRALAGRRKAGNGVLSEEQLLIAVEEARAQGERLVMTNGCFDILHAGHVGYLAAARQLGDRLIVAVNDDGSVRRLKGAGRPLNPVDRRMTVLAALESVDWVVPFSEDTPERLICAVRPQVLVKGGDYRPDQIAGHDCVTAAGGEVKVLGFEEGVSTTRLIEAIRAQDDSG
- the thiC gene encoding phosphomethylpyrimidine synthase ThiC translates to MSAIPDEFIRKTAQLSEEVTRPFANSRKIYVQGSRPDIRVGMREVVQAPTQTSAAPEENPPIVVYDTSGPYTDPSAHIDLRKGLAPLREAWILERGDTEQLDGPSSEYGRMHHDDPRLAHLRFEHLRKPRRARSVAGVGLNVTQMHYARQGIITPEMEYVAIRETLRLDELRQDPRYARLLRQHRGQSFGASIPEQITPEFVRSEIARGRAIIPANINHPELEPMIIGRNFLVKINTNIGNSAVTSSIEEEVEKMVWSARWGGDTLMDLSTGKNIHETREWILRNAPMPIGTVPIYQALEKVDGKAEELTWEMFRDTLIEQAEQGVDYFTIHAGVRLKYVPLTADRVTGIVSRGGSIMAKWCLAHHQESFLYTHFEEICAIMKAYDVSFSLGDGLRPGCIADANDAAQFGELETLGELTQIAWKHDVQVMIEGPGHVPMQLIKENMEKQLADCDEAPFYTLGPLVTDIAPGYDHITSGIGAAQIGWYGTAMLCYVTPKEHLGLPNKQDVRDGIITYKLAAHAADLAKGHPGAQIRDNALSKARFEFRWEDQFNLGLDPEKARSMHDETMPKEAHKVAHFCSMCGPNFCSMKISQDVRDYAASQGISADEALQKGMEEKALEFKQAGAQIYKEV
- the rfaD gene encoding ADP-glyceromanno-heptose 6-epimerase → MIIVTGGAGFIGSNIVKALNERGHTDILVVDNLSNGVKFKNLADCEIADYMDKEDFIARVQADREVGGPMRTRVEAVFHEGACSSTTEWDGRYMMRNNYEYSKALLHWCLTRKAAYIYASSASVYGAGRVFKEIQAHEAPLNVYGYSKCLFDQYVRRVLPKAESQIVGFRYFNVYGPREQHKGGMASVAFHLNDQVQDTGKVKLFEGCDGYGNGEQRRDFIYVGDAVDVNLWFLDHPDTSGIFNVGTGRSQPFNDIARAVIAWHGRGELEYIPFPDHLRGRYQSFTEADISALRGAGYDKPFKTVEEGVELYLEWLNNGNGEI
- a CDS encoding TolC family outer membrane protein, which translates into the protein MKIAPRPLVALIAALTCAGLSGAAQADSLYEIYQLAQERDPTLRAAAAARDATLEVRPQSRAGLLPIIGLSGDVSRNSYEKRNPLPGETDTTFSTNQSYGLNLTQPVFRWDRWVALDQADSLVTQAQAQFGAAEQDLMVRTAERYFAVLAAQDLVRLAGKEKESIGRQLEQAQQRFEVGLSAITDVQEAQARYDTTVADEIRAQNQLDSTREQLREIIGEPRENLDPVRDTDFRLVAPEPQAQQNWVDTALQQNPSLAAARAGSEAARQQIEIARSGHYPTLDANASYTYQESNFGGVFPLERNDGSIGLQLAVPLYQGGAVNSRTREARFRFDEAREQLDVTQRAIERQTRDAYRGVVTGISEVRAAEQARTSSTTALEAAETGFEVGTRTIVDVLDAQRALTLAELNLSQTRYDYLLNSLRLKQAAGTLAPADLEAMTGWLEQTVATAQ